In Xenopus laevis strain J_2021 chromosome 2S, Xenopus_laevis_v10.1, whole genome shotgun sequence, a genomic segment contains:
- the znf385a.S gene encoding zinc finger protein 385A isoform X2: protein MDPVQKAIISQSFGVPIIKTRRPVISCNVCQIRFNSESQAEAHYKGNRHARRVKGIENAKTRQKEGGQDSDRTTPMISPTPSISESDSDSKDQQVADGADLPTADSPEAMATMLIHENITTAAPAFSSSEANRSDIKSLSLSGPASNETSSSTSEIDDDRAKKLLYCALCKLSVNSLSQLEAHNKGTKHKTILEAQSGLGPIKAYPRLGGLNTSSTGPSDSSNQERTFHCEICNVRVTSEAQLKQHISSRRHRDGVSGKPNPLLSRHKKQQSLQELTASLMFPKDFPKSISAGLLPNPLAVAMAAAAVSSPLSLRPAPTPPLFQAPPLTHHLLRPAPGPIRTAHGTILFSPY, encoded by the exons ATGGATCCAGTGCAGAAGGCCATTATAAGCCAGAGTTTTGGGGTACCGATTATCAAGACAAGGAGACCAGTGATTTCCTGCAATGTGTGCCAGATCCGCTTTAATTCTGAG AGCCAAGCAGAGGCACATTACAAGGGGAATCGACATGCTCGCAGGGTGAAAGGGATCGAGAATGCAAAGACCAGGCAGAAAGAAGGTGGCCAAGATAGTGACAGAACAACCCCTATGATCAGTCCTACCCCCAGCATCAGTGAGAGCGACTCTGATAGCAAAG ACCAACAGGTTGCAGATGGAGCGGATTTGCCAACTGCTGACAGCCCTGAAGCCATGGCAACAATGCTCATCCATGAGAATATCACCACAGCAGCACCTGCCTTTTCATCATCTGAAGCCAACAGAAGCGATATAAAGTCCCTTTCattatcaggtcctgctagcaaTGAAACAAGCTCGTCTACATCTGAAATCGATGACGACAGAGCCAAAAAGCTTCTGTACTGTGCCCTCTGCAAGTTGTCTGTAAACTCCCTTTCACAACTGGAAGCCCATAACAAAG GTACAAAGCACAAGACTATTTTAGAGGCTCAAAGTGGCCTGGGTCCAATCAAAGCATACCCACGGCTGGGTGGCTTGAACACTTCATCCACTGGCCCATCCGATTCTTCCAACCAAGAAAGAACATTTCACTGTGAGATCTGTAATGTACGGGTCACTTCTGAAGCCCAGCTCAAGCAG CACATCTCAAGTCGCAGACATCGTGATGGTGTGTCCGGCAAACCCAACCCATTGCTGAGCCGACATAAGAAACAACAAAGTCTGCAAGAGCTCACA gCCAGTTTGATGTTTCCCAAGGACTTTCCTAAATCCATATCTGCAGGGCTTCTACCCAATCCTTTGGCAGTTGCAATGGCAGCAGCTGCTGTTTCCTCTCCACTAAGTTTACGGCCGGCTCCAACTCCTCCTCTATTTCAGGCTCCACCTCTTACTCACCATCTACTCCGACCAGCCCCTGGGCCCATCAGAACTGCACATGGAACTATCCTCTTCTCCCCTTATTAG